In Saimiri boliviensis isolate mSaiBol1 chromosome 12, mSaiBol1.pri, whole genome shotgun sequence, one genomic interval encodes:
- the STUB1 gene encoding E3 ubiquitin-protein ligase CHIP isoform X2: protein MKGKEEKEGGARLGAGGGSPEKSPSAQELKEQGNRLFVGRKYPEAAACYGRAITRNPLVAVYYTNRALCYLKMQQHEQALADCRRALELDGQSVKAHFFLGQCQLEMESYDEAIANLQRAYSLAKEQRLNFGDDIPSALRIAKKKRWNSIEERRIHQESELHSYLSRLIAAERERELEECQRNHEGDDDDSHVRAQQACIEAKHDKYMADMDELFSQVDEKRKKRDIPDYLCGKISFELMREPCITPSGITYDRKDIEEHLQRVGHFDPVTRSPLTQEQLIPNLAMKEVIDAFISENGWVEDY from the exons ATGAAGggcaaggaggagaaggagggcgGCGCGCGGCTGGGCGCTGGCGGCGGTAGCCCCGAGAAGAGCCCGAGCGCGCAGGAGCTCAAGGAACAGGGCAACCGTCTGTTTGTGGGCCGAAAGTACCCGGAGGCGGCGGCCTGCTACGGCCGCGCGATC ACCCGGAACCCGCTGGTGGCCGTGTATTACACCAACCGGGCCCTGTGCTACCTGAAGATGCAGCAGCATGAGCAGGCCCTGGCCGACTGCCGGCGCGCCCTGGAGCTGGACGGGCAGTCTGTGAAGGCTCACTTCTTCTTGGGGCAGTGCCAGCTGGAGATGGAGAGCTATGACGAGGCCATCGCCAATTTGCAGCGAG CCTACAGCCTGGCCAAGGAGCAGCGACTGAACTTTGGGGACGACATCCCCAGCGCTCTTCGAATCGCGAAGAAGAAGCGCTGGAACAGCATCGAGGAGCGGCGCATCCACCAGGAGAGTGAGCTGCACTCCTACCTTTCGAGGCTCATTGCGGCTGAGCGTGAGAG GGAGCTGGAAGAGTGCCAGCGGAACCATGAGGGTGATGACGACGACAGCCACGTCCGGGCCCAGCAGGCCTGCATTGAGGCCAAGCAC GACAAATACATGGCGGACATGGATGAGCTCTTCTCTCAGGTGGATGAGAAGAGGAAG AAGCGAGACATCCCCGACTACCTGTGCGGCAAGATCAGCTTTGAGCTGATGCGGGAGCCCTGCATCACGCCCAGTGGCATCACCTACGACCGCAAGGACATCGAGGAGCACCTGCAG CGTGTGGGTCATTTTGACCCTGTGACTCGGAGCCCCCTGACGCAGGAACAGCTTATTCCCAACCTGGCTATGAAGGAGGTCATTGACGCGTTCATCTCTGAGAACGGCTGGGTAGAAGACTACTGA
- the JMJD8 gene encoding jmjC domain-containing protein 8 isoform X2 → MAPGWRLLALWALAALVVPSSGQEGDGGWRRGGPGAVAEEERCEVERRADLTYTEFVRHYAFVRPVILQGLTDNSRFRALCSRERLLASFGDRMVRLSTANTYSYQKVDLPFQEYVEQLLHPQDPTSLGNDTLYFFGDNNFTEWASLFRHYSPPPFGLPGTAPAYSFGIAGAGSGVPFHWHGPGYSEVIYGRKRWFLYPPEKTPEFHPNKTTLAWLRDTYPALPPSARPLECTIRAGAVLPRSLVACHTQP, encoded by the exons ATGGCGCCGGGGTGGCGGCTGCTCGCGCTCTGGGCGCTGGCGGCTCTGGTTGTACCCAGCTCGGGACAGGAGGGCGACGGCGGGTG GCGCCGGGGCGGGCCGGGGGCTGTGGCGGAGGAGGAGCGCTGCGAGGTGGAGCGCCGCGCCGACCTCACCTACACCGAGTTCGTGCGGCA CTACGCGTTCGTCAGGCCCGTCATCCTGCAGGGACTCACGGACAACTCG aGGTTCCGGGCCCTATGCTCCCGCGAAAGATTGCTGGCGTCGTTTGGAGACAGAATGGTCCGGCTGAGCACCGCCAACACGTACTCCTACCAGAAAG TGGACTTGCCTTTCCAAGAGTATGTGGAGCAGCTGCTGCACCCCCAGGACCCCACCTCCCTGGGCAATG ACACCCTGTACTTTTTCGGGGACAACAACTTCACTGAATGGGCCTCGCTTTTTCGGCACTACTCCCCACCCCCATTTGGTCTGCCGGGTACTGCTCCAGCGTACAGCTTTGGAATCGCAG GAGCCGGCTCGGGGGTGCCCTTCCACTGGCACGGGCCTGGGTACTCGGAAGTGATCTACGGCCGAAAG CGCTGGTTCCTCTATCCACCTGAGAAGACGCCAGAGTTCCACCCCAACAAGACCACGCTGGCCTGGCTCCGGGACACATACCCAGCCCTGCCACCGTCTGCCCGGCCCCTGGAGTGCACCATCCGGGCTG GTGCTGTACTTCCCCGATCGCTGGTGGCATGCCACACTCAACCTTGA
- the STUB1 gene encoding E3 ubiquitin-protein ligase CHIP isoform X1, which yields MKGKEEKEGGARLGAGGGSPEKSPSAQELKEQGNRLFVGRKYPEAAACYGRAITRNPLVAVYYTNRALCYLKMQQHEQALADCRRALELDGQSVKAHFFLGQCQLEMESYDEAIANLQRAYSLAKEQRLNFGDDIPSALRIAKKKRWNSIEERRIHQESELHSYLSRLIAAERERELEECQRNHEGDDDDSHVRAQQACIEAKHVRVPPSTRGSVCAHVARERPHPAVGPCVPASCWVCVPRRREVGCPSQALLNFPQDKYMADMDELFSQVDEKRKKRDIPDYLCGKISFELMREPCITPSGITYDRKDIEEHLQRVGHFDPVTRSPLTQEQLIPNLAMKEVIDAFISENGWVEDY from the exons ATGAAGggcaaggaggagaaggagggcgGCGCGCGGCTGGGCGCTGGCGGCGGTAGCCCCGAGAAGAGCCCGAGCGCGCAGGAGCTCAAGGAACAGGGCAACCGTCTGTTTGTGGGCCGAAAGTACCCGGAGGCGGCGGCCTGCTACGGCCGCGCGATC ACCCGGAACCCGCTGGTGGCCGTGTATTACACCAACCGGGCCCTGTGCTACCTGAAGATGCAGCAGCATGAGCAGGCCCTGGCCGACTGCCGGCGCGCCCTGGAGCTGGACGGGCAGTCTGTGAAGGCTCACTTCTTCTTGGGGCAGTGCCAGCTGGAGATGGAGAGCTATGACGAGGCCATCGCCAATTTGCAGCGAG CCTACAGCCTGGCCAAGGAGCAGCGACTGAACTTTGGGGACGACATCCCCAGCGCTCTTCGAATCGCGAAGAAGAAGCGCTGGAACAGCATCGAGGAGCGGCGCATCCACCAGGAGAGTGAGCTGCACTCCTACCTTTCGAGGCTCATTGCGGCTGAGCGTGAGAG GGAGCTGGAAGAGTGCCAGCGGAACCATGAGGGTGATGACGACGACAGCCACGTCCGGGCCCAGCAGGCCTGCATTGAGGCCAAGCACGTGAGGGTGCCCCCATCCACACGTGGGTCTGTGTGTGCGCACGTGGCGCGGGAGCGTCCCCACCCTGCTGTGGGTCCGTGTGTCCCTGCCTCGTGTTGGGTCTGTGTGCCCcggaggagggaggtggggtgTCCCTCCCAAGCACTGCTCAACTTTCCACAGGACAAATACATGGCGGACATGGATGAGCTCTTCTCTCAGGTGGATGAGAAGAGGAAG AAGCGAGACATCCCCGACTACCTGTGCGGCAAGATCAGCTTTGAGCTGATGCGGGAGCCCTGCATCACGCCCAGTGGCATCACCTACGACCGCAAGGACATCGAGGAGCACCTGCAG CGTGTGGGTCATTTTGACCCTGTGACTCGGAGCCCCCTGACGCAGGAACAGCTTATTCCCAACCTGGCTATGAAGGAGGTCATTGACGCGTTCATCTCTGAGAACGGCTGGGTAGAAGACTACTGA
- the JMJD8 gene encoding jmjC domain-containing protein 8 isoform X1, with product MAPGWRLLALWALAALVVPSSGQEGDGGWRRGGPGAVAEEERCEVERRADLTYTEFVRHYAFVRPVILQGLTDNSRFRALCSRERLLASFGDRMVRLSTANTYSYQKVDLPFQEYVEQLLHPQDPTSLGNDTLYFFGDNNFTEWASLFRHYSPPPFGLPGTAPAYSFGIAGAGSGVPFHWHGPGYSEVIYGRKRWFLYPPEKTPEFHPNKTTLAWLRDTYPALPPSARPLECTIRAGEVLYFPDRWWHATLNLDTSVFISTFLG from the exons ATGGCGCCGGGGTGGCGGCTGCTCGCGCTCTGGGCGCTGGCGGCTCTGGTTGTACCCAGCTCGGGACAGGAGGGCGACGGCGGGTG GCGCCGGGGCGGGCCGGGGGCTGTGGCGGAGGAGGAGCGCTGCGAGGTGGAGCGCCGCGCCGACCTCACCTACACCGAGTTCGTGCGGCA CTACGCGTTCGTCAGGCCCGTCATCCTGCAGGGACTCACGGACAACTCG aGGTTCCGGGCCCTATGCTCCCGCGAAAGATTGCTGGCGTCGTTTGGAGACAGAATGGTCCGGCTGAGCACCGCCAACACGTACTCCTACCAGAAAG TGGACTTGCCTTTCCAAGAGTATGTGGAGCAGCTGCTGCACCCCCAGGACCCCACCTCCCTGGGCAATG ACACCCTGTACTTTTTCGGGGACAACAACTTCACTGAATGGGCCTCGCTTTTTCGGCACTACTCCCCACCCCCATTTGGTCTGCCGGGTACTGCTCCAGCGTACAGCTTTGGAATCGCAG GAGCCGGCTCGGGGGTGCCCTTCCACTGGCACGGGCCTGGGTACTCGGAAGTGATCTACGGCCGAAAG CGCTGGTTCCTCTATCCACCTGAGAAGACGCCAGAGTTCCACCCCAACAAGACCACGCTGGCCTGGCTCCGGGACACATACCCAGCCCTGCCACCGTCTGCCCGGCCCCTGGAGTGCACCATCCGGGCTGGTGAG GTGCTGTACTTCCCCGATCGCTGGTGGCATGCCACACTCAACCTTGACACCAGCGTCTTCATCTCCACCTTCCTCggctag
- the WDR24 gene encoding GATOR2 complex protein WDR24 produces the protein MEKMSRVTTALGGSVLTGRTMHCHLDAPANAISVCRDAAQVVVAGRSIFKIYAIEEEQFVEKLNLRVGRKPSLNLSCADVVWHQMDENLLATAATNGVVVTWNLGRPSRNKQDQLFTEHKRTVNKVCFHPTEAHVLLSGSQDGFMKCFDLRRKDSVSTFSGQSESVRDVQFSIRDYFTFASTFENGNVQLWDIRRPDRCERMFTAHNGPVFCCDWHPEDRGWLATGGRDKMVKVWDMTTHRAKEMHCVQTIASVARVKWRPECRHHLATCSMMVDHNIYVWDVRRPFVPAAMFEEHRDVTTGIAWRHPHDPSFLLSGSKDSSLCQHLFRDASQPVERANPEGLCYGLFGDLAFAAKESLVAAESGRKPYTGDRRHPIFFKRKLDPAEPFAGLASSALSVFETEPGGGAMRWFVDTAERYALAGRPLAELCDHNAKVARELGRNQVAQTWTMLRTIYCSPGLLPTANLSHSMGKGGSCGLQLMNSFNLKDMAPGLGSETRLDRSKGDARSDTVLLDSSATLITNEDNEETEGSDVPADYLLGDVEGEDDELYLLDPEHTHPEEPECVLPQEAFPLRHEIVDTPPGPEHLQDKADSPHVSGSEADVASLAPVDSSFSLLSVSHALYDSRLPPDFFSVLVRDMLHFYAEQGDVQMAVSVLIVLGERVRKDIDEQTQEHWYTSYIDLLQRFRLWNVSNEVVKLSTSRAVSCLNQASTTLHVNCSHCKRPMSSRGWVCDRCHRCASMCAVCHHVVKGLFVWCQGCSHGGHLQHIMKWLEGSSHCPAGCGHLCEYS, from the exons ATGGAGAAGATGTCCCGTGTAACCACAGCCCTGGGTGGCAGCGTGCTGACAGGCCGCACCATGCACTGCCACTTGGATGCTCCTGCCAACGCCATCAGCGTGTGCCGTGACGCGGCCCAGGTGGTCGTAGCAGGCCGCAGCATCTTCAAGATCTATGCCATCGAGGAGGAGCAATTCGTGGAGAAGCTGAACCTGCGTGTGGGGCGCAAGCCTTCACTTAACCTGAGCTGCGCTGACGTGGTCTGGCACCAGATGGATGAGAACCTGCTGGCCACAGCAGCCACCAATGGTGTGGTGGTGACGTGGAACCTGGGCCGGCCATCCCGGAATAAGCAGGACCAGCTGTTCACAGAGCACAAGCGCACAGTGAACAAAGTCTGCTTCCACCCCACCGAAGCCCATGTGCTGCTCAGTGGCTCCCAGGATGGCTTCATGAAGTGCTTTGACCTCCGCAGAAAGGATTCTGTCAGCACCTTCTCGG GCCAGTCCGAGAGCGTGCGGGACGTCCAGTTCAGTATCCGGGACTACTTCACCTTCGCCTCCACCTTTGAGAATGGCAATGTGCAGCTCTGGGACATCCGGCGCCCCGACCGGTGTGAGAGAATGTTCACGGCCCACAACGGCCCCGTCTTCTGCTGCGACTGGCACCCCGAGGATAG GGGCTGGTTGGCCACAGGAGGGCGCGACAAGATGGTGAAGGTCTGGGACATGACCACACACCGCGCCAAGGAGATGCACTGTGTGCAGACCATTGCCTCGGTGGCCCGTGTCAAGTGGCGGCCGGAGTGCCGCCACCATCTGGCCACGTGCTCCATGATGGTGGACCACAACATCTACGTGTGGGACGTGCGCCGGCCCTTCGTGCCAGCTGCCATGTTCGAGGAGCATCGAGACGTCACCACAGGCATCGCCTGGCGCCACCCACACGACCCCTCCTTCCTGCTGTCTGGCTCCAAGGACAGCTCACTCTGCCAGCACCTGTTCCGTGACGCCAGCCAGCCCGTGGAGCGTGCCAACCCCGAGGGCCTCTGCTACGGCCTCTTCGGAGACCTGGCCTTTGCCGCCAAGGAGAGCCTTGTGGCTGCCGAGTCAGGGCGCAAGCCCTACACTGGTGACCGACGCCACCCCATCTTCTTTAAGCGCAAGCTGGACCCTGCTGAGCCCTTTGCAGGCCTCGCCTCCAGCGCCCTCAGCGTCTTTGAGACGGAGCCGGGTGGCGGCGCCATGCGCTGGTTTGTGGACACAGCTGAGCGTTATGCGCTGGCCGGCCGGCCGCTGGCTGAGCTGTGTGACCATAATGCAAAGGTGGCTCGAGAGCTTGGCCGCAAccag GTGGCGCAGACGTGGACCATGCTGCGGACCATCTACTGCAGCCCTGGCCTGCTGCCCACCGCAAACCTCAGCCACAGCATGGGCAAGGGTGGCTCCTGTGGCCTGCAGCTCATGAACAG TTTCAATCTGAAGGATATGGCCCCAGGGTTGGGCAGTGAGACCCGGCTGGACCGCAGCAAAGGAGACGCCCGGAGCGACACGGTTCTGCTTGACTCCTCCGCCACACTCATCACCAATGAGG ATAACGAGGAAACCGAGGGCAGCGACGTACCTGCCGACTACCTCCTGGGTGACGTGGAGGGCGAGGATGACGAGCTGTACCTGCTGGACCCGGAACACACGCACC CCGAGGAGCCCGAGTGCGTGCTGCCGCAGGAGGCCTTTCCACTGCGCCATGAGATTGTGGACACACCTCCCGGGCCCGAGCACCTGCAGGACAAGGCCGACTCCCCGCACGTGAGCGGCAGCGAGGCGGATGTGGCCTCCCTGGCCCCCGTGGACTCCTCCTTCTCGCTCCTGTCCGTCTCACACGCGCTCTACGACAGCCGCCTGCCGCCCGACTTCTTCAGCGTGCTGGTGCGGGACATGCTGCATTTCTATGCTGAGCAGGGTGACGTGCAGATGGCTGTATCTGTGCTCATCGTCCTGGGTGAACGGGTGCGCAAAGACATCGACGAGCAGACCCAG GAGCACTGGTATACCTCCTACATAGACCTGCTGCAGCGCTTCCGCCTGTGGAACGTGTCCAACGAGGTGGTCAAGCTGAGCACGAGCCGTGCGGTCAGCTGCCTCAACCAGGCCTCCACCACCCTGCATGTCAACTGCAGCCACTGCAAACGGCCCATGAGCAGCCGGGGCTGGGTCTGCGACAG GTGCCACCGCTGCGCCAGCATGTGCGCCGTCTGCCACCACGTTGTCAAGGGCCTGTTCGTGTGGTGCCAGGGCTGCAGCCACGGCGGCCACCTGCAGCACATCATGAAGTGGCTGGAAGGCAGCTCCCACTGTCCCGCGGGCTGCGGCCACCTCTGCGAGTACTCCTGA